The sequence below is a genomic window from Xylanibacillus composti.
AAGTTATATACATCGCAAAAAGCAACTCTGTGCTTATCGTGTAGTATTAAAGTTCCATTTAGAGATCCTGTGTTGCCATGTGTGATAATGTTCTGTATACGAAATTGTTGAACTTTACAATTTTTCATTTGATGTAACGCTTTCTCAAAATCATCTTTTCCCCGAATTAATTTATCACCAACAATTTCCCAAACCACATCATCTGTCATCCAATCCATACAGAAGCTTATTTCATTTTTGACAAAAGCGATACTAAGATCTCTAAGCAACTCTTTTTTAGGTGAGTTTCCACAATTTTCGGCGCATTCTACCGTTAAGTTCTCAGAATGAGTATTCATCGTTACCTCCTTTTTTCAAATGACCCCGACAGATGACCGGGGTCATTGTCGCGCATCTATTGGAATATTCGTTGTGAAATCAATGATAATGGTCTATTTTGTCTATTTAACCGGAACCCAAATTTCGGTTTTGGCTACGGGGCTCGTTGGGTCAGGGCTTTTATATACTTCCAAAGACGGTGCGTCACCATGTTCATATGAATTAGACGGAAACCACTCTGAATA
It includes:
- a CDS encoding nuclear transport factor 2 family protein; amino-acid sequence: MNTHSENLTVECAENCGNSPKKELLRDLSIAFVKNEISFCMDWMTDDVVWEIVGDKLIRGKDDFEKALHQMKNCKVQQFRIQNIITHGNTGSLNGTLILHDKHRVAFCDVYNFRGFGKNSKIKAITSYVIKTS